The following proteins are co-located in the Manihot esculenta cultivar AM560-2 chromosome 7, M.esculenta_v8, whole genome shotgun sequence genome:
- the LOC110618548 gene encoding serine carboxypeptidase-like 12 produces MPTISGRDSIISFACLTFHLLLLQSFVAESGSIVENLPGFSGVLPFKLETGYVSVNESELFYLFVESQGKPKQDPLLVYLIGGPGCSALNGFFFQTGPLILNTSDYSGGLPQLLYNEFTWTKTSSIIFVDAPVGSGYSYANSAQGYYVSDTISVAQIHVFLRKWLADHQEYIENPFFIASDSFSGIITPVLAQEIIFGNEGGLQPTINLQGIVSGSSHINYSLEANSRIPLAYSLALISRSVYESAKNSCNENYLDVDSSNAECLQDLEEIDECIDPINEENILEPKCAELSPKPDDDLRQQARRSLIAHSRNLRRPFFRPHDYWCRNFEYKLLDIWANDKSVQDALHVRRGSIKEWYRCNNSIPDNTYSYDIGSGVDYYSNLTNYGLQVLLYSADHDLVIPYISTLEWIESLDLTVDYAWRPWFVHGQVAGYTLRNEYHGFRLTFATLKGAGHSPTQYKPVECYNMFERWIHYYPL; encoded by the exons ATGCCAACCATTTCTGGTAGAGATTCTATAATCAGCTTCGCCTGTTTAACATTTCACTTGCTTCTTCTTCAATCTTTCGTCGCCGAGTCAGGCAGTATCGTCGAGAATTTACCAGGCTTCTCAGGCGTTTTGCCATTCAAGCTCGAAACTGG ATATGTGAGTGTGAATGAATCAGAGCTGTTCTACCTTTTCGTTGAATCACAAGGGAAGCCTAAACAAGACCCTCTTTTGGTTTACTTGATTGGAGGCCCTGGCTGTTCTGCTTTGAACGGATTCTTTTTCCAAACtg GTCCACTGATTTTAAATACAAGTGATTACTCTGGGGGCTTGCCACAGTTGCTTTACAATGAATTCACATGGACAAAG ACTTCCAGTATTATATTTGTAGATGCTCCAGTTGGCTCTGGTTATTCCTACGCAAACAGCGCCCAAGGTTACTATGTTTCAGACACAATATCAGTGGCACAAATCCATGTCTTTTTAAGAAAG TGGCTGGCTGATCACCAAGAATACATAGAAAATCCGTTCTTCATTGCCAGTGATTCATTTTCTGGTATAATAACACCAGTCCTTGCTCAGGAAATAATATTCG GAAATGAAGGAGGACTCCAGCCTACCATAAATCTACAA GGAATCGTTAGCGGATCCTCACATATCAATTATTCCCTGGAAGCAAACAGCAGAATACCCCTTGCTTACAGTTTGGCACTTATATCTCGCAGTGTTTATGAG TCTGCCAAAAATAGTTGCAATGAGAATTATCTAGACGTGGATTCCTCAAATGCAGAATGTCTACAGGATCTTGAAGAAATTGATGAG TGCATTGATCCGATTAATGAAGAAAACATATTGGAGCCAAAGTGTGCTGAATTATCACCAAAACCAGATGACGATTTACGCCAACAAGCTCGAAGATCTCTCATAGCACATTCAAGAAATCTCCGCCGTCCATTTTTCAGACCCCATGATTACTGGTGCCGG AATTTCGAATACAAGCTCCTTGACATATGGGCAAATGACAAAAGCGTACAAGACGCTCTACACGTTCGAAGG GGAAGTATTAAGGAATGGTACAGGTGCAATAATTCAATACCAGACAATACATACTCCTACGATATTGGAAGTGGTGTTGATTATTACAGCAATCTCACCAACTATGGTCTTCAAGTTCTACTTTACAG CGCTGATCATGATTTGGTAATTCCATATATATCAACTCTTGAGTGGATTGAATCTCTAGATTTGACCGTAGACTATGCATGGCGACCTTGGTTCGTTCATGGTCAAGTTGCAGG GTATACTCTTAGGAATGAATATCATGGATTCCGCTTGACCTTTGCAACTTTGAAG GGAGCAGGTCACTCTCCAACACAGTACAAGCCAGTAGAATGTTATAACATGTTTGAAAGGTGGATCCATTACTATCCCCTGTAG
- the LOC110618551 gene encoding 7-deoxyloganetin glucosyltransferase, with the protein MEYLKRHAVCVPFPAQGHINPMLKLAKLLHFRGFHITFVHTEFNYQRILSSGGPDTLKGLHDFRFETISDGLPEGSLRGIEDLQNLCITLPDQGRRSFHDLIVKLNGSSDLPDVSCIVSDGVMSFTLEVAGEFGIPEMIFFTPSAVGMLGYLHFEELVTRGYVPLKDSNCLTNGYLETVIDWIPAMEGIRLKNIPTFIRITDLNDVFFNHNLTSLNNSLKAKGLILNTFDELDKQVLDEINATFPVLYTIGPLSMLQQNLPSPNVESIESNLWKEDTECLSWLDKKEPKSVVYVNFGSIITVSQDQLEEFAWGLANSKYPFLWVIRPDLFAGGEKIMAKDFMDDIKGRGLLVGWCPQERVLSHASVGGFLTHCGWNSTLESICHGVALICWPFFADQQTNCLFSCEKWGIGMEIDGDVKREKVEEVVRELMEGKKGREMRVKAMDLKMKAQVATDFGGSSYCNFEKLVNDLMI; encoded by the exons ATGGAGTATTTGAAACGACATGCCGTTTGTGTACCTTTTCCTGCTCAAGGTCACATAAACCCTATGCTAAAACTTGCAAAACTACTGCATTTCAGAGGCTTTCACATCACCTTTGTCCACACAGAATTCAACTACCAACGCATACTCAGCTCCGGAGGCCCTGATACTCTTAAGGGTTTGCATGATTTCCGTTTTGAAACTATCTCCGATGGACTGCCGGAGGGTAGCCTGCGAGGCATCGAAGACTTACAAAACCTCTGCATAACATTGCCGGATCAAGGACGGCGATCATTTCACGACCTAATAGTTAAACTTAATGGATCGTCGGATTTGCCTGATGTTTCTTGTATTGTTTCCGATGGTGTGATGAGCTTCACTTTAGAGGTTGCCGGAGAATTTGGCATTCCGGAGATGATTTTTTTTACTCCAAGTGCTGTTGGTATGTTGGGTTATCTTCACTTTGAAGAGCTTGTGACAAGAGGCTATGTTCCCCTAAAAG ATTCTAATTGCTTGACAAATGGATATCTTGAGACTGTAATTGATTGGATACCAGCAATGGAAGGAATCCGTTTAAAAAATATACCAACCTTCATTCGCATCACAGATCTAAACGACGTCTTCTTCAATCACAACTTAACATCACTGAACAATTCCCTCAAAGCTAAAGGCCTTATCCTCAACACATTTGATGAGCTAGACAAACAAGTCTTGGATGAGATCAACGCCACATTTCCAGTGCTCTACACTATCGGCCCACTATCAATGCTTCAGCAAAATCTTCCTTCCCCAAACGTTGAGTCCATTGAATCGAATCTGTGGAAGGAAGACACTGAATGCTTAAGCTGGCTTGATAAAAAAGAACCCAAATCAGTTGTGTACGTAAACTTTGGAAGCATAATCACTGTGAGTCAAGATCAGTTAGAGGAGTTTGCATGGGGACTTGCTAACAGCAAGTATCCATTTTTGTGGGTGATTAGGCCTGATCTTTTTGCTGGTGGAGAGAAGATAATGGCCAAAGACTTCATGGATGATATAAAAGGTAGGGGTTTACTTGTGGGTTGGTGTCCACAAGAGAGAGTTCTTAGCCATGCTTCAGTTGGAGGATTTTTGACTCACTGTGGATGGAATTCTACGTTGGAGAGTATTTGCCATGGTGTTGCTTTGATTTGTTGGCCTTTTTTTGCTGATCAACAAACGAATTGCTTGTTTTCATGTGAGAAGTGGGGGATTGGGATGGAGATTGATGGTGATGTTAAGAGGGAGAAAGTTGAAGAGGTTGTGAGGGAGTTGATGGAAGGAAAGAAAGGGAGGGAAATGAGAGTTAAGGCAATGGATTTGAAGATGAAAGCTCAAGTTGCAACAGATTTTGGAGGATCTTCTTATTGTAACTTTGAAAAGTTGGTCAATGACCTCATGATATGA
- the LOC110618549 gene encoding 7-deoxyloganetin glucosyltransferase yields MGSSAIARDERSHAVCVPYPAQGHVNSMLKLAKILHSNGFHITFVNTEYNHRRLLRSRGPDSLDGLPDFHFEAIPDGLPPSDADATQDIPSLCDSTSKHCLLPFRHLLSRLNSSNTVPPVTCVISDGCMSFTLDAAQEFGIPNLLFWTHSPCGVLGYAHLPHLIERGFTPLKDESYLTNGYLETTIDWIPGMKNIRLRDLPNRIRTTDRNDTMLNFIVREVERTSRASAIILNTFEAFEKNVLDALSTMFPSIYTIGPLQLLVDQFPDSNLKSVGSNLWKEQPECIDWLDSKELNSVVYVNFGSITVVTPQQMVEFAWGLANSKKTFLWIIRPDLVVGEAAMLPPEFVSETKDRGMLAGWCPQEQILKHPAIGGFLSHMGWNSTLDSVCGGVPMVCWPFFADQPTNCWFACNEWGIGMEIDTDVKREEVEKLVRELMDGKKGKEMERRAVEWKIKAEEATTPGGSSHRNFVELLGFLQRK; encoded by the exons ATGGGTTCTTCTGCCATTGCCAGAGACGAGAGATCTCATGCTGTGTGCGTCCCATATCCAGCTCAAGGTCATGTAAATTCAATGCTCAAGCTAGCAAAAATCCTCCACTCCAATGGTTTTCACATAACTTTTGTCAATACAGAGTATAACCACAGACGCTTGCTCAGGTCTAGAGGCCCTGACTCTCTTGACGGATTGCCAGATTTTCACTTTGAGGCTATCCCTGATGGGCTTCCACCTTCGGATGCAGATGCCACTCAAGACATCCCTTCTCTCTGTGACTCCACCTCCAAGCACTGCTTACTCCCATTTCGTCATCTTCTTTCCAGGCTGAATTCTTCCAATACTGTTCCACCTGTTACTTGTGTTATTTCTGATGGTTGCATGAGCTTCACTCTTGACGCAGCTCAAGAATTTGGGATTCCTAATTTACTTTTCTGGACACACAGCCCCTGTGGCGTTTTGggctatgcacatttgcctcatCTGATTGAAAGAGGCTTTACACCTCTTAAAG ATGAGAGCTATCTAACAAATGGGTACTTGGAAACAACCATAGATTGGATTCCAGGAATGAAAAATATTCGCTTAAGGGATCTTCCAAACCGTATTAGAACTACTGACAGAAATGACACAATGCTCAATTTCATTGTAAGGGAAGTAGAGAGAACTTCAAGAGCTTCTGCTATCATTTTGAATACATTCGAGGCCTTTGAAAAAAATGTGTTAGATGCTCTTTCCACCATGTTCCCTTCTATTTATACTATTGGTCCTCTTCAGTTGCTTGTTGATCAGTTTCCAGACAGCAACTTGAAAAGCGTTGGTTCAAATCTTTGGAAAGAACAACCAGAGTGTATTGACTGGCTTGATTCAAAAGAACTAAACTCTGTTGTGTATGTAAATTTTGGTAGCATCACTGTGGTAACCCCACAACAAATGGTAGAATTTGCTTGGGGGCTAGCCAACAGCAAGAAAACATTTTTATGGATAATAAGGCCAGATCTTGTGGTCGGTGAAGCTGCAATGTTGCCACCCGAATTTGTGTCTGAAACTAAGGATAGAGGCATGTTAGCGGGCTGGTGTCCACAAGAGCAAATCTTGAAGCATCCTGCAATAGGAGGGTTTTTAAGCCATATGGGGTGGAACTCGACATTGGACAGTGTGTGTGGAGGTGTTCCAATGGTTTGTTGGCCATTCTTCGCGGATCAACCGACAAACTGTTGGTTTGCTTGCAATGAATGGGGTATTGGCATGGAGATTGATACTGATGTAAAGAGAGAAGAAGTGGAGAAGCTTGTGAGAGAGTTAATGgatggaaagaagggtaaagaGATGGAAAGGCGGGCAGTGGAATGGAAGATCAAAGCAGAGGAGGCCACAACACCAGGTGGCTCTTCTCACAGGAATTTTGTCGAACTCCTTGGATTTCTTCAAAGAAAATGA
- the LOC110618653 gene encoding 7-deoxyloganetin glucosyltransferase isoform X1 has product MGSFAIARDERPHAVCVPYPAQGHVNPMLKLAKILHSNGFHITFVNSEYNHRRLLRSRGPDSLDGLPDFHFDSIPDGLPPSDANATQDIPSLCDSTSKHCLLPFRHLLSRLNSSNTVPPVTCVISDACMSFTLDAAHEFGIPDVLFWTPSSCGVLAYAHYRHLIERGLTPLKDESYLTNGYLDTTIDWIPGMKNIRLRDLPSFIRTTDRNDIMLNFFVREIERTSRASAVILNTFEAFEKHVLDVLFTMLPPIYTIGPLQLLLDQIPDSKLRNIGSNLWKEQPECIDWLDSKEPNSVVYVNFGSITVVTPQQMVEFAWGLANSKKPFLWIIRPDLVVGEAAMLPPEFVSETKDRGTLASWSPQEQILKHPAIGGFLSHMGWNSTLESICGGVPVVCWPFFAEQQTNCWFACNEWGVGMEIDNDVKREEVEKLVRELMDGKKGKEMKRQAMEWKIKAEEATTPGGSSHRNLVQLLGFLQRK; this is encoded by the exons ATGGGTTCCTTCGCCATTGCAAGAGACGAGAGACCTCATGCTGTGTGCGTACCATATCCAGCTCAAGGTCATGTAAATCCAATGCTCAAGCTTGCGAAAATCCTCCACTCCAATGGCTTTCACATAACTTTCGTCAACTCAGAGTATAACCACAGACGCTTGCTCAGGTCTAGAGGCCCTGACTCTCTTGACGGATTGCCAGATTTTCACTTTGATTCTATCCCTGATGGCCTTCCACCTTCTGATGCAAATGCCACCCAAGACATCCCTTCTCTCTGTGACTCCACCTCCAAGCACTGCTTACTCCCATTTCGCCATCTTCTTTCCAGGCTCAACTCTTCCAATACTGTCCCACCTGTTACTTGTGTTATTTCTGATGCTTGTATGAGCTTCACTCTTGACGCAGCTCATGAATTTGGAATTCCTGATGTACTTTTCTGGACACCCAGCTCCTGTGGCGTTTTGGCCTATGCTCATTATCGTCATCTGATTGAAAGGGGCTTAACACCTCTTAAAG ATGAGAGCTATCTAACAAATGGGTACTTGGATACAACCATAGATTGGATTCCAGGAATGAAAAATATTCGCTTAAGGGATCTTCCAAGCTTTATCAGAACTACTGACAGAAATGACATCATGCTCAATTTCTTTGTAAGGGAAATAGAGAGAACTTCAAGAGCTTCTGCTGTCATTTTGAATACATTCGAGGCCTTTGAGAAACATGTGTTGGATGTTCTTTTCACCATGTTACCTCCTATTTATACTATTGGTCCTCTTCAGTTGCTTCTTGATCAGATCCCAGACAGCAAATTGAGAAACATTGGTTCAAATCTGTGGAAAGAACAGCCAGAGTGTATTGACTGGCTGGATTCAAAAGAACCAAACTCTGTTGTGTATGTAAATTTTGGTAGCATCACTGTGGTAACCCCACAACAAATGGTAGAATTTGCTTGGGGGCTAGCCAACAGCAAGAAACCATTTTTGTGGATAATAAGGCCAGATCTCGTGGTTGGCGAAGCTGCGATGTTGCCACCCGAGTTTGTGTCTGAAACCAAGGACAGAGGAACGTTAGCGAGCTGGTCTCCACAAGAGCAAATCTTGAAGCATCCTGCAATAGGAGGATTTTTAAGTCATATGGGGTGGAATTCGACGTTGGAGAGTATATGTGGAGGTGTTCCAGTGGTTTGTTGGCCATTCTTCGCGGAGCAACAGACCAATTGTTGGTTCGCTTGCAATGAATGGGGTGTTGGAATGGAGATTGATAATGATGTAAAAAGAGAAGAAGTGGAAAAGCTTGTGAGAGAGTTGATGgatggaaagaagggtaaagaAATGAAAAGGCAGGCAATGGAATGGAAGATCAAAGCAGAGGAGGCCACAACACCAGGTGGCTCTTCTCACAGGAATTTGGTCCAACTGCTTGGATTTCTTCAAAGAAAATGA
- the LOC110618653 gene encoding 7-deoxyloganetin glucosyltransferase isoform X2, producing the protein MGSFAIARDERPHAVCVPYPAQGHVNPMLKLAKILHSNDSLDGLPDFHFDSIPDGLPPSDANATQDIPSLCDSTSKHCLLPFRHLLSRLNSSNTVPPVTCVISDACMSFTLDAAHEFGIPDVLFWTPSSCGVLAYAHYRHLIERGLTPLKDESYLTNGYLDTTIDWIPGMKNIRLRDLPSFIRTTDRNDIMLNFFVREIERTSRASAVILNTFEAFEKHVLDVLFTMLPPIYTIGPLQLLLDQIPDSKLRNIGSNLWKEQPECIDWLDSKEPNSVVYVNFGSITVVTPQQMVEFAWGLANSKKPFLWIIRPDLVVGEAAMLPPEFVSETKDRGTLASWSPQEQILKHPAIGGFLSHMGWNSTLESICGGVPVVCWPFFAEQQTNCWFACNEWGVGMEIDNDVKREEVEKLVRELMDGKKGKEMKRQAMEWKIKAEEATTPGGSSHRNLVQLLGFLQRK; encoded by the exons ATGGGTTCCTTCGCCATTGCAAGAGACGAGAGACCTCATGCTGTGTGCGTACCATATCCAGCTCAAGGTCATGTAAATCCAATGCTCAAGCTTGCGAAAATCCTCCACTCCAA TGACTCTCTTGACGGATTGCCAGATTTTCACTTTGATTCTATCCCTGATGGCCTTCCACCTTCTGATGCAAATGCCACCCAAGACATCCCTTCTCTCTGTGACTCCACCTCCAAGCACTGCTTACTCCCATTTCGCCATCTTCTTTCCAGGCTCAACTCTTCCAATACTGTCCCACCTGTTACTTGTGTTATTTCTGATGCTTGTATGAGCTTCACTCTTGACGCAGCTCATGAATTTGGAATTCCTGATGTACTTTTCTGGACACCCAGCTCCTGTGGCGTTTTGGCCTATGCTCATTATCGTCATCTGATTGAAAGGGGCTTAACACCTCTTAAAG ATGAGAGCTATCTAACAAATGGGTACTTGGATACAACCATAGATTGGATTCCAGGAATGAAAAATATTCGCTTAAGGGATCTTCCAAGCTTTATCAGAACTACTGACAGAAATGACATCATGCTCAATTTCTTTGTAAGGGAAATAGAGAGAACTTCAAGAGCTTCTGCTGTCATTTTGAATACATTCGAGGCCTTTGAGAAACATGTGTTGGATGTTCTTTTCACCATGTTACCTCCTATTTATACTATTGGTCCTCTTCAGTTGCTTCTTGATCAGATCCCAGACAGCAAATTGAGAAACATTGGTTCAAATCTGTGGAAAGAACAGCCAGAGTGTATTGACTGGCTGGATTCAAAAGAACCAAACTCTGTTGTGTATGTAAATTTTGGTAGCATCACTGTGGTAACCCCACAACAAATGGTAGAATTTGCTTGGGGGCTAGCCAACAGCAAGAAACCATTTTTGTGGATAATAAGGCCAGATCTCGTGGTTGGCGAAGCTGCGATGTTGCCACCCGAGTTTGTGTCTGAAACCAAGGACAGAGGAACGTTAGCGAGCTGGTCTCCACAAGAGCAAATCTTGAAGCATCCTGCAATAGGAGGATTTTTAAGTCATATGGGGTGGAATTCGACGTTGGAGAGTATATGTGGAGGTGTTCCAGTGGTTTGTTGGCCATTCTTCGCGGAGCAACAGACCAATTGTTGGTTCGCTTGCAATGAATGGGGTGTTGGAATGGAGATTGATAATGATGTAAAAAGAGAAGAAGTGGAAAAGCTTGTGAGAGAGTTGATGgatggaaagaagggtaaagaAATGAAAAGGCAGGCAATGGAATGGAAGATCAAAGCAGAGGAGGCCACAACACCAGGTGGCTCTTCTCACAGGAATTTGGTCCAACTGCTTGGATTTCTTCAAAGAAAATGA